From one Halosimplex rubrum genomic stretch:
- a CDS encoding mandelate racemase/muconate lactonizing enzyme family protein: MTDVEITDVQATQVDADWTWTFVRIYTDAGVTGTGECYWGPGVGDIVEDSAEWLEGEDPRDIEPLVHSLYEIHSATGSLAGATVSAISGIDIALHDLAGKLEEQPAYRLLGGAYRDEARIYVDCHAGAHLGGAFEGAKQDEHDRDIYAPESYAEAAELVVEEGHDAIKFDLDASKRYEKDRHNRHLNAEAIDYKASVVEAVTERVGHDADVAFDCHWNYAGDSARRLAAAVEDYDVWWLEDVVPPENLKVQREVTQATDTTICAGENVFRTHGVRDMVERQGIDVLQPDMPKFGGMRETVKAANLADDYYIPLALHNVSSPLGTMAGAHVGVSVSNFLALEWHGRDDPDWDTFVEEDVIEGGSIPVSDEPGLGVTLDLDAVEEHMKDGETLLDPA, from the coding sequence ATGACCGACGTGGAGATCACGGACGTACAGGCGACACAGGTCGACGCGGACTGGACGTGGACGTTCGTCCGCATCTATACGGACGCGGGCGTGACGGGCACCGGCGAGTGTTACTGGGGCCCGGGCGTCGGCGATATCGTCGAGGACTCCGCCGAGTGGCTGGAGGGCGAGGACCCCCGCGATATCGAGCCGCTGGTCCACAGTCTCTACGAGATCCACTCGGCGACGGGGTCGCTGGCGGGCGCGACCGTCAGCGCCATCTCGGGCATCGACATCGCCCTGCACGACCTGGCCGGCAAGCTGGAGGAACAGCCGGCTTACCGACTCCTGGGCGGAGCCTACCGCGACGAGGCGCGGATCTACGTGGACTGTCACGCCGGCGCGCACCTCGGCGGCGCCTTCGAGGGCGCGAAACAGGACGAACACGACCGGGACATCTACGCGCCCGAGAGCTACGCCGAGGCCGCCGAGCTGGTCGTCGAGGAGGGCCACGACGCCATCAAGTTCGACCTCGACGCGAGCAAGCGCTACGAGAAAGACAGACACAACCGCCACCTCAACGCCGAGGCCATCGACTACAAGGCCAGCGTCGTCGAGGCGGTCACCGAGCGGGTCGGCCACGACGCCGACGTGGCCTTCGACTGCCACTGGAACTACGCGGGCGACAGCGCCCGGCGGCTGGCCGCCGCCGTCGAGGACTACGACGTGTGGTGGCTCGAAGACGTCGTCCCGCCCGAGAACCTGAAGGTACAACGGGAGGTCACGCAGGCCACCGACACCACCATCTGCGCCGGCGAGAACGTCTTCCGCACCCACGGCGTGCGCGACATGGTCGAGCGACAGGGCATCGACGTGCTCCAGCCGGACATGCCGAAGTTCGGCGGCATGCGCGAGACGGTCAAGGCCGCGAACCTCGCCGACGACTACTACATCCCGCTCGCGCTGCACAACGTCTCCTCGCCGCTGGGGACGATGGCCGGCGCCCACGTCGGCGTCTCCGTCTCGAACTTCCTCGCGCTGGAGTGGCACGGCCGCGACGACCCCGACTGGGACACCTTCGTCGAGGAGGACGTGATCGAAGGCGGTTCGATCCCCGTCTCTGACGAACCGGGTCTGGGCGTCACGCTCGATCTCGACGCCGTCGAGGAGCACATGAAAGACGGCGAGACGCTCCTGGACCCCGCGTGA
- a CDS encoding antitoxin VapB family protein: protein MSKSIRLSEDAYARLAAHKREDETFSDVVLRLAGERSLLDIAGVLSDEEADVLREAVAERRERRSRDLDAVADKLGES, encoded by the coding sequence ATGTCCAAGAGTATCCGACTCTCGGAAGACGCCTACGCGCGTCTCGCCGCGCACAAGCGCGAGGACGAGACGTTCTCCGATGTGGTGCTCCGACTGGCCGGCGAGCGCTCGCTGCTGGACATCGCAGGCGTCCTCTCCGACGAGGAGGCCGACGTGCTTCGGGAGGCCGTCGCCGAGCGGCGCGAGCGCCGCAGTCGGGACCTCGACGCCGTTGCCGACAAGTTAGGTGAGTCGTGA
- a CDS encoding DUF5786 family protein translates to MGFGSYDESEQENQELNADLEDDDGVNTAENTHDGDVEYEFDASNDELLDRLQDIKENT, encoded by the coding sequence ATGGGGTTCGGGAGCTACGACGAATCGGAACAGGAGAACCAGGAGCTAAACGCCGACCTCGAGGACGACGACGGCGTCAACACAGCGGAGAACACACACGACGGCGATGTCGAGTACGAGTTCGACGCGTCGAACGACGAACTGCTCGACAGGCTACAGGACATCAAAGAGAACACGTGA
- a CDS encoding four-carbon acid sugar kinase family protein gives MPNALVVADDLTGAMDTGHGFAARGREVRVRRSADAGRADTDAGSDVLVVDTDTRDADPETAAAAVTRAVESHPADLVYEKVDSTLRGNVVAGVDGAVAAAGTDLAVVAPAFPATGRTTEGGRHFVDGTPLAEAGYGVADSDLREYFAASEYRVTRLDIDTVSTGAAAVAERLADRAAGDRPALVVCDARTDDHLEAIAAGAASLDEPALYVGSGGLAAHVGVPGDPPEGAAGSADPAADPRSAGVLGVVGSVNERTLDQLGTVDDDALVRLDPAAAVREPERAGRAAAESLSALLDWRGRAVVTAATDAEDVRAAERAAGEMGGDATAADRVATALAAAARATVEASPPAGLVLTGGDTAGAVLDALDAEAIDLAGEAVAAGVPIGTVATGPATGTRVATKAGGFGTERAILNCLDAVGR, from the coding sequence ATGCCGAACGCGCTGGTCGTCGCCGACGACCTGACGGGAGCGATGGACACCGGCCACGGCTTCGCCGCCCGCGGGCGGGAGGTTCGGGTCCGCCGGTCGGCCGACGCCGGTCGCGCCGACACCGACGCCGGATCCGACGTGCTCGTCGTCGACACGGACACCCGCGACGCCGACCCCGAGACGGCCGCCGCGGCGGTGACCCGCGCGGTCGAGAGCCACCCCGCCGACCTCGTCTACGAGAAGGTCGACTCGACGCTGCGGGGGAACGTCGTCGCCGGGGTCGACGGGGCCGTCGCCGCCGCGGGCACCGACCTCGCCGTCGTCGCGCCGGCGTTCCCGGCGACCGGCCGCACCACCGAAGGCGGGCGCCACTTCGTCGACGGGACGCCGCTGGCCGAGGCGGGCTACGGCGTCGCCGACTCCGACCTCCGCGAGTACTTCGCCGCCTCGGAGTACCGCGTCACGCGCCTCGACATCGACACCGTTTCGACCGGCGCGGCGGCCGTCGCGGAGCGTCTCGCCGACCGCGCCGCGGGCGACCGGCCGGCGCTCGTCGTCTGCGACGCCCGGACCGACGACCACCTCGAAGCGATCGCGGCGGGCGCGGCGTCGCTGGACGAACCGGCGCTGTACGTCGGCAGCGGCGGGCTCGCGGCTCACGTCGGCGTGCCGGGCGACCCGCCCGAGGGGGCGGCGGGAAGCGCGGACCCGGCGGCCGATCCGAGGAGCGCGGGCGTCCTCGGCGTCGTCGGGAGCGTCAACGAGCGAACGCTCGATCAGTTGGGGACGGTCGACGACGACGCGCTCGTCCGGTTGGACCCCGCGGCGGCCGTCCGCGAGCCCGAGCGCGCGGGCCGCGCGGCCGCCGAATCGCTCTCCGCGCTGCTCGATTGGCGGGGGCGGGCGGTCGTGACCGCCGCGACGGATGCCGAGGACGTGCGTGCGGCCGAGCGGGCGGCCGGCGAGATGGGCGGGGACGCGACGGCCGCCGACCGGGTCGCGACCGCGCTGGCCGCCGCCGCGCGGGCGACCGTCGAGGCGTCCCCGCCGGCGGGACTCGTCCTCACGGGCGGCGACACCGCGGGGGCGGTCCTCGACGCGCTCGACGCCGAGGCCATCGATCTCGCGGGTGAGGCGGTCGCGGCGGGCGTGCCGATCGGAACGGTCGCGACCGGGCCGGCGACGGGGACGCGGGTGGCCACGAAGGCCGGCGGCTTCGGAACGGAAAGGGCCATCCTCAACTGTCTGGACGCGGTGGGTCGGTAG
- a CDS encoding mannonate dehydratase has product MDYTVFMSTEPTERWDLAKQMGLSRAVSGLPRGADGDPWAFEPLLELKNRFADAGLDLAVIEDRPPLDDAILGREGRDEQIETVKTLLRNMGRVGIDVWCYVWMAPLKVLRTSRSVRGRGGSLVTRYDHDQMDRGPELRGASEAELWANLEHFLEEVVPVAEEAGVKLALHPDDPPHSPIRGVERVVTSPAAYRRAMDLYDSAYNGVTLCQGNFAAMGADVPAPIREFDERIHFAHFRDVAGTAESFTEVWHDEGPTDMAAAIRAYEEIGFDGPLRPDHCPTMAGEDNASPGYHDKGRLFAVGYLKGLRDQYRSMGGE; this is encoded by the coding sequence GTGGACTACACCGTCTTCATGTCGACCGAGCCCACCGAACGGTGGGACCTCGCGAAACAGATGGGACTCTCGCGGGCCGTCTCGGGACTGCCGCGCGGCGCCGACGGCGACCCCTGGGCGTTCGAACCGCTGCTCGAACTGAAAAATCGGTTCGCCGACGCCGGGCTCGACCTGGCCGTGATCGAGGACCGGCCACCGCTGGACGACGCCATCCTCGGCCGGGAGGGCCGCGACGAGCAGATCGAGACCGTCAAGACGCTGCTGCGGAACATGGGGCGGGTCGGCATCGACGTGTGGTGTTACGTCTGGATGGCGCCGCTGAAGGTGCTCCGCACGTCGCGGTCGGTGCGCGGTCGCGGCGGGTCGCTCGTCACCCGCTACGACCACGACCAGATGGACCGCGGCCCCGAACTCCGTGGCGCCAGCGAGGCCGAGTTGTGGGCCAATCTCGAACACTTCCTCGAGGAGGTCGTCCCCGTCGCCGAGGAGGCCGGCGTCAAACTCGCGCTCCACCCTGACGACCCGCCCCACTCGCCGATTCGCGGCGTCGAGCGCGTCGTCACGAGCCCGGCGGCCTACCGGCGCGCGATGGACCTGTACGACTCGGCGTACAACGGGGTCACGCTCTGTCAGGGCAACTTCGCGGCGATGGGCGCGGACGTACCGGCGCCCATTCGGGAGTTCGACGAGCGGATCCACTTCGCGCACTTCCGGGACGTGGCGGGGACCGCCGAGTCGTTCACCGAGGTGTGGCACGACGAGGGACCGACCGACATGGCCGCGGCGATCCGGGCCTACGAGGAGATCGGTTTCGACGGGCCGCTGCGGCCGGACCACTGCCCGACGATGGCCGGCGAGGACAACGCCTCGCCGGGGTATCACGACAAGGGCCGGCTGTTCGCCGTGGGGTATCTGAAGGGGCTGCGCGACCAGTATCGGTCGATGGGCGGGGAGTAG
- a CDS encoding DUF362 domain-containing protein produces MDVEFPDGDALADCNDHTVDDLPEFAVAHRERDPESVDDVAAAAREAVDAIAAFDGLDEGSEVAITAGSRGIEDVPAVLAAAVDRLSERGFEPFVIPAMGSHGGATADGQRETLAALGITEETLGCPIRSSMAVEAVGEDDLGRPVYAAVDALDADAVLLANRVKPHTDFRGDVESGLAKMAVIGLGKHRGAESLHNAAIATEFADVIADRYEVLRRETPVVGGIALVENAHHRAARIEGIDAAAVLDREPELLALARDHLATLPVDDLDLLVVDEMGKDKSGTGMDTNVLGRYDFHGEAEPDSPSITRVYARSLTEASHGNAVGMGLADFVHRDLVAAVDFADTYVNIVTSGEPRRAKLPFVVPDDATALLLAASTTGVADPAELRVARIPSTMDPDSLVVSEPVAAELRDRPDVTVGPPAPLELSDGTLEADPY; encoded by the coding sequence ATGGACGTCGAGTTCCCCGACGGGGACGCGTTGGCCGACTGCAACGACCACACCGTCGACGACCTGCCCGAGTTCGCCGTCGCACACCGCGAGCGCGACCCCGAATCCGTCGACGACGTGGCGGCGGCCGCTCGCGAGGCTGTCGACGCGATCGCGGCGTTCGACGGGCTGGACGAGGGATCCGAAGTCGCGATAACGGCCGGGAGCCGCGGGATCGAGGACGTGCCGGCGGTCCTCGCGGCGGCGGTCGACCGGCTGTCCGAGCGGGGGTTCGAGCCGTTCGTGATCCCGGCGATGGGGAGCCACGGCGGCGCGACCGCCGACGGCCAGCGCGAGACGCTCGCGGCGCTGGGGATCACCGAGGAGACGCTCGGCTGTCCGATCCGCTCGTCGATGGCCGTCGAGGCGGTCGGCGAGGACGACCTGGGCCGGCCGGTCTACGCCGCCGTCGACGCCCTCGACGCGGACGCCGTCCTGCTCGCAAACCGCGTCAAACCGCACACCGACTTCCGCGGGGACGTGGAGAGCGGCCTCGCGAAGATGGCCGTGATCGGCCTCGGCAAACACCGCGGGGCCGAATCGCTGCACAACGCCGCCATCGCGACGGAGTTCGCCGACGTGATCGCCGATCGATACGAGGTGTTGCGCCGGGAGACGCCGGTCGTCGGCGGGATCGCGCTCGTCGAGAACGCCCACCACCGCGCCGCGCGGATCGAAGGGATCGACGCGGCGGCCGTGCTCGACCGCGAGCCCGAACTGCTCGCGCTCGCTCGCGACCACCTCGCGACGCTCCCGGTCGACGACCTGGATCTCCTCGTCGTCGACGAGATGGGCAAGGACAAGTCCGGCACCGGGATGGACACGAACGTCCTCGGGCGCTACGACTTCCACGGCGAGGCCGAGCCCGACAGTCCCTCGATCACCCGCGTCTACGCCCGCTCGCTGACGGAGGCCTCCCACGGCAACGCCGTCGGGATGGGCCTCGCGGACTTCGTCCACCGGGATCTGGTCGCCGCCGTCGACTTCGCGGACACCTACGTCAACATCGTCACCAGCGGCGAGCCCCGGCGGGCGAAGCTCCCGTTCGTGGTGCCGGACGACGCGACCGCCCTCCTGCTCGCCGCCTCGACGACGGGCGTCGCCGACCCCGCCGAGTTGCGCGTCGCGCGTATTCCGAGCACGATGGACCCCGACTCGCTGGTCGTCTCCGAACCGGTCGCCGCCGAGTTGCGCGACCGGCCGGACGTGACCGTCGGTCCGCCGGCCCCGCTCGAACTGTCGGACGGAACGCTCGAAGCGGACCCGTACTGA
- the pdxA gene encoding 4-hydroxythreonine-4-phosphate dehydrogenase PdxA, with translation MERPTVAVTMGDPAGVGAEVVVEAYPALCDAATPLVVGDADVMRAAVEICEADLAVEAVDSPTAASADPTTVPVIDLDNVDAAALEYGEVREDYGAASLEYVERAIELATDGAVDAIATAPINKQATRCAGSTYAGHTGMLADYTDTDEYAMMLVEGLGEAADGSVDADLIVTHVSTHVPLTEACNKVCRGRVRTTIDVTHEGLRDLGIEEPTIAVAGLNPHASDGGILGIAEGSEIEPAVDDARADELDVYGPESPDTVFAQAAGGAYDCVVAMYHDQGHIPIKMLGFASDDAVSGVNVTVGLPIVRTSVDHGTAFDIAGEGVASEKSMVDAVEVAARIARNRAGRDARAPDESPAPDAGSD, from the coding sequence ATGGAGCGACCGACCGTCGCCGTGACGATGGGCGACCCCGCCGGCGTCGGCGCCGAGGTAGTCGTCGAAGCGTACCCGGCCCTGTGCGACGCCGCGACGCCGCTCGTCGTCGGCGACGCCGACGTGATGCGTGCGGCCGTCGAGATCTGCGAGGCCGACCTGGCCGTCGAGGCCGTCGACTCGCCGACTGCGGCGAGCGCCGACCCCACGACCGTCCCGGTGATAGACCTGGACAACGTCGACGCCGCAGCGCTCGAATATGGGGAGGTCCGCGAGGACTACGGCGCGGCGAGCCTCGAATACGTCGAGCGCGCCATCGAGCTGGCGACCGACGGGGCCGTCGACGCCATCGCGACCGCGCCGATCAACAAGCAGGCGACTCGCTGTGCCGGCAGCACCTACGCCGGCCACACGGGGATGCTCGCCGACTACACCGACACCGACGAGTACGCGATGATGCTCGTCGAGGGGCTGGGCGAGGCCGCCGACGGGAGCGTCGACGCGGACCTGATCGTCACCCACGTCAGCACCCACGTCCCGCTGACCGAGGCGTGCAACAAGGTGTGTCGCGGGCGCGTGCGGACGACGATCGACGTGACCCACGAGGGGCTGCGCGACCTGGGGATCGAGGAGCCGACCATCGCCGTCGCGGGGCTGAACCCCCACGCCAGCGACGGCGGCATCCTCGGCATCGCCGAGGGCAGCGAGATCGAACCCGCGGTCGACGACGCCCGCGCCGACGAGCTGGACGTGTACGGGCCCGAATCCCCGGACACCGTCTTCGCGCAGGCGGCCGGCGGCGCCTACGACTGCGTCGTCGCGATGTACCACGACCAGGGCCACATCCCGATCAAGATGCTCGGATTCGCCAGCGACGACGCCGTCTCCGGCGTCAACGTCACCGTCGGCCTGCCGATCGTCCGCACGAGCGTCGACCACGGCACCGCCTTCGACATCGCCGGCGAGGGCGTCGCCAGCGAGAAGAGCATGGTCGACGCCGTCGAAGTCGCCGCACGCATCGCCCGCAACCGCGCCGGACGCGACGCGCGCGCCCCCGACGAGTCCCCCGCCCCGGACGCCGGGAGCGACTGA
- a CDS encoding type II toxin-antitoxin system VapC family toxin, which yields MLLDTAFLIDLLNGDDGAVERARTLETNLVQQRISSMTLFELYYGIGRADQSEAEREEIETVLESKPIHPADTAVMRKAGRLAGELAADGNTVADGDVIIGATAVVVDEPVLTRNAADFERLPGVDVETY from the coding sequence GTGTTGCTCGACACCGCGTTTCTCATCGACCTGCTGAACGGAGACGACGGGGCGGTCGAGCGGGCGCGAACACTGGAAACGAACCTCGTCCAGCAGCGGATCTCGTCGATGACGCTGTTCGAACTCTACTACGGCATCGGCCGAGCGGATCAATCCGAAGCCGAACGCGAGGAGATCGAAACGGTCCTCGAATCGAAGCCGATCCATCCCGCCGACACCGCAGTGATGCGGAAAGCCGGACGCTTGGCCGGCGAGTTGGCCGCCGACGGGAACACTGTGGCCGACGGCGACGTGATCATCGGCGCGACGGCGGTCGTCGTCGACGAGCCAGTCCTCACTCGCAACGCCGCCGACTTCGAACGACTACCGGGCGTCGACGTCGAGACGTACTAA